CGGTTTCCCCTCGATCGGGTGTTCCCCCTGTACCCGCCAGGTCAAGCCCGGCGAAGACCCCCGCGCTGGCAGGTGGAGCGGCTGGGATAAGGTCGAATGCGGCATCCACAAGCCTGGCGAGGAACCGTTTCTCTAAAGAAAGAGGGCGCGAGGGATCGATCCCCCGCGCCCCGATTGGTTCAACTCAGCTTTCTACGCGTTCGACGACCGCAGTCTCGCCGGCGGCATTGGTCGACGTCCAGACGCCGTCTTCGCCGATCTGCTCGGTGTTGCATTGCTGCTCGGCGGGCGTGTCTTCGTCGACATAGGCTTCGTCGGCAGTGTAGCAGTACTGGCTCGGCGACTTCTGCTCCCACGTTCCGGTTTCGACCACTTCGCCATTGAGCGACTGGGTGTAGGTTCCGTCGGTGCGAAGATCCTCGTCGTACACGGTCCCGTCCGAAGACGTGACACGGTACATTCCCGCGGTCGGCTGACCATCGGCGGCAATGCCGGCCTCTTCCACCACGGCGGTTTCTTCCACCGGTTCGTCAACGACTTCTTCTTCGGCAGCCTGCGAACAGCCTGCCAGGATCGCCGCGCTTGCGACGAGTATCAGTTTTCTCATGAAGACCTCCAATGCGACCCGTGAATGAAGGCGGATTTTTCCGCTCACGACTCGCAACCCTGCGCGGACCCTAGGGGGGAGGAGCGACGAGGGCAATTGCGCCCACGCTGAAATGCAAATCCGGCTCAGAGCCAGCCTTCGTCGCGATACCATTGCGCGGTCAGCTTCAGGCCGTCGCGGCTTTCGATATGGGGCTCCCACACGGCTGCGGGCACCTTCATTGCGGATCGCGATACCCAGTTCGGGTGGGTCATGTAGCCGACCCGGTCGGCGGTCAGGCGCGCCTTTTCGCCGCGCAGGATCTCGTCGGCCTTTGCGCCCAGTTCCAGCACGTTCTTGGGCAGGTGAGGCGCGAAAACGCGGCGGCCCACGGCGTGCCCGATCGCCTTGGCAAGCTCGTCATGACCCCAGCCGCCTTCGCGACCGTCGTCCGGCTCGAACAGTTTGCGTCTCACCAACGCAGGCGACGCATCGACGAGGTCGAGCAGGAGACGCGCAAGGTCGTGCACATGAATGAGCGAACTGGCACCGCGCGGGGGCAGGGGCAGAAACCCGAATTTCGCGCTGCGGAACATCTCGAAATAGTCGACATCGCGAGGACCGTAGACGCCGGGCGGGCGCACGGTGGTCCAGTCGAGGCCGCTTGCCTCGACCAGCTTTTCTGCTTCCGCCTTCGATGCGCCATAGGCCGACAAGCCCGGCTCGCGCGCGGCGAGGGAAGAGACGAAGACGAAGCGTTTCACTTTCTTCGCCTTGGCGGCATCGATCAGGCGCGAGGTTCCCTCGACATTCGCCTCGTGGAAAGCAGCGGGATCGGGCGTGTTGGTCAGGCCTGCCACGTGGATGATGGCGTCGGCGCCTTCGCAAAGTGTTTCCAACGATGCGATGTCGGACAGGCTGCCCTCGATCCACTCCACTCCGGCCGTTTCGTCCTGCGCACGGCGGGTCAGCGCACGTACCCGGATATCCCGGTCGCCAGCGACGTCGAGCACGGCCCGGCCGACGAAGCCGGTGGCTCCTGTCAGTGCGATGATCACGCGCGCACCATATGGTCGCGGTGGACGACGGCCGCGCGGGGTGAATAGCCGAGCTTTGCGGCCTGTTCGTCTTCGCGCAGGCCCACGATCTGGCGGCATTCGGCGGCGCTGTATTCGACGAGGCCCTGGCCCAGCCGCTCGCCCTTGGCGCCGTGGATCGCGACAAGGTCACCGCGCTGGAAATCGCCCTCGACCGCAGTGAGACCTGCCGCGAGCAGGCTCGCGCCATTGGCGAGTGCAGCTGTGCAACCGGGATCGACCGTCAGGACGCCAGCGGGGGCCAGCCGCCCGGACAGCCACGCCTTGCGTGCGCTCTCCTCGCCCTGCGCGGTGAACAAGGTGCCGGTCCCGCTGTCCAGCGCCCTGCCGATGGGGGCGTCATATGTGCCGTTGATGATCGCGAGGCAGATCCCGGCGCGCTCGGCAATGCGCGCGGCCTGCAATTTGGCCACCATGCCGCCCGAGCCCATGCCCGATCCCGATTCGGTGCTCGCCATGGCGATGACTTCGGGTGAAACGCCCTCGACCTTTTCGATCAGCTGCGCGCCATCCTCGCCCGGGTGGCGATCGTAGAGCCCGTCGACGTCGGAAAGCAGCAGGACCGCATCCCCGCCTGCGGCCTGCGCCACGCGGGCGGCAAGCCGGTCGTTGTCGCCGAACCGGATTTCTTCGGTCGCCACGCTGTCGTTCTCGTTGACGACCGGCACCGCGCCGGTTTCGACCAGCCGCTGGAGCGTTGCGGAGGCGTTGAGATAGCGCCTGCGATCCTCGAGATCGCCCAGCGTCACGAGCATCTGCGCGGCGAGCATGCCATGCGCCGCCAGCGCCTCTCCCCAGACCCGCGCCAGTTCGACCTGCCCGACGGACGCGGCCGCCTGCGCATCGGCGAGGCTCGCGCGGCCACCCTTCGGCAGGCCGAGGCGCGCAGCACCCAGCGCAATCGCGCCCGAGGATACCACGATGATTTCGGTGCCCGCTTCCCTCAATTCGGCCAGTTCGCCGGCCAATCCCGCCAGCCAGCCGCGCCGCGCTTCACCGTTTTCGATCAGCAGGGCCGACCCGACCTTGACGATCAGGCGCCTGGCAGAACGAATGTCGGCGAGGGAGGCTATGGCCATCGCGTGATCAGAGAGGCGACCAGTCGGATGCGTCGTCGGCATCTGTATCGTCGACAGGGGCGGCCTTGGTTTCGGTCGACGTGCGATCGGGCAGATAGCTCAGGACCGCGTCCATCAGCTCCTCGATCCCTGCGCCCGTCGCGCCGGAGATGGAGAAGACCTTTTCCGCCCCTGCGGCCAGCAGTTCGTCGGCGAACGCCGTGCCCAGTTCCTTGTCGGCAAGGTCGAGCTTGTTCAGCACGACCAGCTGCGGCTTGTCGAGCAGGCCTGCGCCGTAGGCCTCGAGCTCTGCATTCACTGTGCGATAGGCGTCGGCAGGATCGTCGCCGGCAATGTCGATCAGGTGGATCAGCACGCGGCAACGTTCGATATGGCCGAGGAAGCGGTCGCCGATCCCTGCGCCTTCGGCAGCGCCCTCGATCAGGCCGGGAATGTCGGCAACGACGAATTCGCGGCCCTTGTGCCGCACGACGCCCAGCTTGGGCACCAGCGTGGTGAAGGCATAGGCCCCGACCTTCGCGTTGGTATTCGTGACCTGGTTGATGAAGGTCGACTTGCCCGCGTTCGGCAGGCCCAGCAGGCCCACGTCCGCCAGCAGCTTGAGCCGAAGCCAGACCCACATCTCCTCGCCCGCTTCGCCCGGCTGGTGCTGGCGCGGGGCGCGGTTGGTCGAGCTCTTGTAGCTGGCGTTGCCGCGTCCGCCGATACCGCCTTCGAGGAAGACGACCTGTTGTCCCGCTTCGGTGAAATCGGCGAGCACTTCTTCCTTGTCTTCGGACAGGACCTGCGTGCCGACCGGAACCTGGATCACCAGGTCGGGAGCGCCTGCGCCGGTCCGGTCGCGGCCCATGCCGTGGCTACCGCGCTTCGCCTTGAAATGCTGCGAATACCGGAAGTCGATCAGCGTGTTGAGGCCTTCGACCGCTTCGAAAACGATGTCGCCGCCTTTGCCGCCATTGCCGCCGTCGGGGCCGCCGTACTGGATATATTTCTCGCGCCGAAAGCTGACGGCACCGGGGCCTCCGGAACCGCTTTTCAGGTAGATCTTGGCTTGGTCGAGAAAGTGCATGGCGCGCCTCTAATCGTTTTTGCCGCCGATGGCGAGCATTGGTGGCCCCTAAGCTGGGCACCCTGCCGAATTGTCTTTGCGCCGCACCGCTTTCGCACCTACTCGGGCGCTCATGCAGTTCGACGATCTCATGCGCCGCTATTTCGCTACCCCCGACCTGACCGAGGTGACCCCGGCAGGCATGGAAGCGGGCATAGAACGCTGCCGCGTGGACCTCGGCCTCGAAACAGACCCGGGCAAACGCTTCGCGCTGTGGTCGCTGCTCTTCATGCTCGGCGCCGCACCCGATCTCGACGTGGCATTCGAGAACGAGGACGAGCGCGAAGCCGCCCGCAACTTCATGGACCTGATGGCCGCAAGCGAGGCTGGAAACGAGGGCTAAGGGGGCGGGTGGTGCCGGCTGCAGGAGTCGAACCCGCGACCTGATGATTACAAATCAACTGCTCTACCAACTGAGCTAAGCCGGCCTGTTCACCCAACGACGCGCGCCTTTGGGCTAAAATGCGCCGAAGGTCCAGCCCTCTGTGCGTGCAATTTCATCGGTTAGCCCTCGCGGGGCCCAGCGTTCCCGTTCTCCGGCCACTTTGCGCAGCCATGCGGCCGTCAGCAGCGCGTCGGAAGCGTGGTCGTCGATTGCCCCGCTGCCGGGTACCGAAGGCGACCCGAGGGCGGTAAGCGCCGCATTCAATTCCTCGACCGTGCGCATCTTTGCTCGCCCTGCGCTGCGGCCTGCCTCCAGCGCGGCGAGGCTGGTATAAATCTCGACCAGAGCCGAACCGGTGGAGGGTAGCGGGTCGACCGGCCAGACGGGCAGGCGTCCGCGCAGCTGGTGCAGCATCCGCATGCCGGTGAGGCTGGACTTGCCGACCTGCGCCGCGCCGACGAGGTTGAAGTTCGAATAGGGTTTGCAGCCCATGCTGGCCTGCACCTGCTCGGTCACGCGAAAGCGCCCGCGCCGGTGGTCGGCTTTGTCGCAGAAGAAATGCGCGCCGGTATCGCTACCGTCGCGGAAATAGGGACGGTAGGACGGGTGATCGACAAAGGCCTGTGCGCCGAGGTTCACTTCATGCGAGCAGATGTCGTCGATCAGCGCCCAGAGCGAGGGGGCGTGGGGCAGGAGCACGTCGTTCGCAGGGAAGAACGCGCCGCAATCGGCATGGGGGAGGGAGATGCCCAGATCGACCCCGACCAACGTATCGTCCGGCAGGTCGTCGCGCAGGATGGTGAGGACATCTTCGCGGCCCCAGCCTTTTCCGCGTTCGACCAGTACCGGCGGGCCGCCGCCTGCATCGGCGATGGCGACGGCGATGCCTTTCTGCTTCGCCCCTTTCGCCCCCGACCAGTCGATCGCCACGAAATGGTCGAAGCGGTCAGTCACGCTCGCGCCTGAGCTTGTCCCAATAGTCGAGGCGCTTCTTCACTTCGCGCTCGAACCCGCGCTCAACCGGCTGGTAATAGCTTTGCGGCTCCATCTCCTCGGGCCAGTAATTGTCGCCCGAAAAGCCGTCCTCTGCATCGTGGTCGTAGCTGTAGCCCGAACCATAGCCGATATCCTTCATCAGCTTGGTCGGCGCGTTGAGGATGTTCTGCGGCGGCATCAGGCTGCCGGTTTCCTTCGCGCTTTTGAACGAGGATTTCTGCGCCTTGTAGACCGCGTTCGATTTGGGCGCGGTGGCGAGATAGGTGCAGGCCTGCACCAGCGCGAGTTCGCCTTCCGGGCTGCCGAGAAACTCGTAAGCGTCCTTCGCCGCCATGCATTGCACCAGCGCCTGCGGGTCGGCCATGCCGATATCTTCCACGGCCATGCGCACCAGCCGTCGTGCTAGGAAGCGCGGCTCTTCGCCAGCGGTTAGCATCCGCGCGAGGTAATAGAGGCTGGCCTGCACATCGCTGCCGCGCACCGCCTTGTGGAGTGCGGAAATGAGGTTGTAATGGCCTTCGCGATCCTTGTCGTAGACCGCGACGCGTCGCTGGAGGAATTTGCCGAGCGCCGCGGGATCGAGCGGTTCGGGTATCTTCGCGTTGTACAGCGTTTCCGCCTGGTTGAGCAGGAAGCGCCCGTCGCCATCGGCGCTCGCCACCAGTGCATCGCGCGCCTCTGCTGTGAGGGGCAGGGGGCCTTCCAGCTCTTCCGCCCGGTCGAGCAATTGCCCGAGAGCCTCGCGGTCGAGGCGCTGGAGGATCAATACCTGCGCGCGGCTGAGTAGTGCGGCGTTGAGGGCGAAGCTTGGATTTTCCGTCGTCGCGCCCACCAGCGTCACAGTCCCGCGCTCAACGAAAGGCAGGAAACCGTCCTGCTGGGCGCGGTTGAAGCGATGGATCTCGTCCACGAACAGCAGCGTGCGCTGTCCGGCCTGCGCCGCCTTGTCTGCGGCGGCGAAGGCTTTCTTGAGGTCCGCTACGCCGGAGAACACCGCGCTCACGCTCTCGAAGCGCATGCCCACGCTGTCCGCCAGCAGGCGCGCGATTGTCGTCTTGCCGGTGCCGGGCGGCCCCCACAGGATCATGCTGGAAAGGCGGCCTGCCGCTACCATGCGGCCGATCGCGCCTTCGGGGCCGGTCAGATGGTCCTGTCCGATCACTTCGGCGAGGGAATTGGGACGCAGCCGGTCGGCAAGCGGTGCATCTTCGCGCACGCTCTCGGTCGCGGGGCTCTGGGGGAGATCTTCGGGAAAGAGGTCGGCCATTGATCGGATCACATAGTGCGTTCGCCGACAAATTGCAGGGGGTGCTTGCGCTCGTGGATGTAAGATATATCTTAGCAATATCGAAGATATAGGATTATGCGATGCACAAGGCTCATAAATGGCGCAAGATGCGCAAGCTCGGAAAAATGCCCTACGCGGCGATGATGGCCGGTGGCTGGGACGATGCCTTCGGGCGTGACGGTCCGTTCGGACCCGGAGGGCCGTTTGGCCCGGGCGGACCGTTTGGCCCCGGCGGCCCCTTCGGCAAAGGCGGTGGCGGTCGCCGTCGTCGCCGCATGTTCGGTTCGGGCGAACTGCGCCTCGTCCTGCTCAAGCTGCTCGCCGATGAAGCGCGCCATGGCTACGAACTGATCAAGGCGGTCGAGGACCTGACCGGCGGCAGCTATGCGCCCAGCCCGGGCACGGTTTATCCCACTCTCTCGCTGCTCGAGGACGAGGGCGCAATCGTGCCGGCCAAGGGCGACGAAACACGCAAGGCCTTCGAGGTAAGCGATGCCGGACGTGAAGAGCTGGAGGAGCGCGCCGACGAGGTTGAGGCCTTGTTCGACCGGCTTGCAGGACATGGAGAGCGCCGCCGGGCCTATGCCACGCCGGAGATGTTCCGCGCGGTCGGCAACCTTGCCAACGTACTCAAGAACCGCGCTCGCTCGGGAAAGCTGGACGACGACACAATCCGAGAAATCGTCGATTTGGTGGACGAGCTGGCGAAGAAGATCGAACGGCTCTGATCTGCCCTCAATCTTGCGTCTCCCGGTCCGGGCGCTAGTCTAGCGGCCGAGGGACGCGAGAGGGAGGATTATCAGATGGATAGTGCGACTAAGGCACCTTGGCACCTATGGGTGGTCGGGATCGTGACGCTGTTGTGGAACGGCTTCGGCGCTAACGATTACACGCAGACGCAGCTGCGGAACATGGATTACCTCAATTCCATGGGGTACCCGCAGGCGGGCATCGATTATCTCGACCAGTTTCCCGCCTGGGCGGAAGCTGGTTGGGCACTCGGCGTATGGGGCGCGGTGATGGGCTCGGTCCTGCTTTTGCTGCGCAGCCGCTTCGCCGTCTGGTCCTTCGTCATCTCGCTCATCGGTATAGCGCTGACGACAGTCTATGAAGCGGGAGCGGATATGCCTGCCGAACTGGCGGAAATGCAGCCCGGCTGGTTCCCGATCCTTTTGTGGGGTCTAGCCATCTTCCAGCTCTGGTATGCCTGGTCGATGAAGAAGAAGGGCGTCCTGCGCTAGGACCAGCACCTGTTATGCGGCTGTGCGAGAGGCGTGCAGCCGCAGATAGGTTTCGACCACCGCTTGGTTGATCGCGTCCCATGAATAGGCGCGTGCGGCTTTCTCTCCGTTCGCGCCATGGGCAAGCCGCAGGGCATCGTCGGTGCAATAGGGCGCCAGTGCTTCGGCACAGGCCGGGGCGAAAACCTCGGGCTTGCCCGGAGGGACCAGGCATCCCGTCTCGCCGTCCGTCACAAGGCTGGCCGCGCCCGTCGCGCCTGCCGCCACCACGGGCAACCCGCAGGCCATCGCCTCCAGCGTCACATTGCCGAAAGTCTCGGTGATCGAAGGGTTGAAGAAGATGTCCCCGCTCGCCAGCGCCTTGCCGAGATCGGCACCGGTCTTGAAGCCTGCAAAAGTGCCGCCGGGAAGCGCCTTTTCGAACCAGCTGCGCGCCGGACCGTCACCGATGACGAGCACCTTGTGCGGAACCTGCCGCTTGCGCAACTGGACGATCGTTTCGGCAAAGACGTCGAGACCCTTTTCCATGACCAATCGGCCGAGGAAAACGATCGCCACGTCGTCGTCTGCAAGGCCGTGCGCGCGGCGCCATTCCATGTCCCGTCGCGAGGGATCGAAGACTTCGCGGTCGACCCCGCGCGACCAGATCGAGATGTCATCGTGCATCCCCTGGGCCTTCAGTTCGTCGATCTGGCTCTGCGAAGGTGCCACCAGCGCATCGGTGCGCTGGTAATAGCGCCTCAGCAGCGCGACTACCGCAGGTTCGAGGAAACCCGCGCCGTAATATTGCGGGTAGGTCTCGAAGCGTGTGTGTACCGAGGCCAGCACGGGAATATCGCGCTTGCGCGCCCAGTTAAGCGCCGAATGACCGGTGAAGTCGGGCGCCGAAAGGTGGATGGTATTGGGGGCAAAAGCTTCCAGATCCGCGCGCGCCTTCGCATCGAGCGGGAGGCCGAGGCGATATTCGCCGCGATTCTTCACCGGCATGCGCATGTTCGGCACATTTACGAGGTCGCCGGTGGGCGGGAAATCTGGCTCGGCCACTACCGGCGCGTAGACGCGCAGGGCTGCCCCTTGCCGCAGGAGATACTCGGCCAGGCGGTTCAAGGCCTGATTGCACCCGTCGCGGGTGTAGTTGTAGTTCCCGCTGAACAGCGCGATGCGTAGATCCGTAACGTCCATCAGCGCGGGCTTTAGGCAAGTGGAACGATTTTGGCGAGAGGGCGCTTGTTTCAACACACCCACCCTTTTCCGACGCATACCTATTTCGCATTGACTCGCCGCACCGCAACATTATTGCCGCCGACGGGCCACGCGGTCCCAACGCCGCGCGAGCTCTCTGCAAGGAGAGAATACATGACTGCCGAACCGACGCTCAAACCCGAGCGCCCTTTCTTTTCGTCCGGACCGACTGCCAAGCACAAGGGCTGGTCCGCTTCCAACCTCAAAACCGAATCGCTCGGACGCTCGCATCGCAGCGCCCTTGGCAAGTCGCGGCTGAAATATGCCATCGACCTGTCGAAGGAGATGCTCGGCGTGCCCGAGGATTACCTGGTCGGCATCATGCCCGCCTCGGACACCGGCGCGCTGGAATGCGCGATGTGGACGATGCTGCGCCCCGATCGCCCGGCCACGGTCGCGGCGTGGGAAAGTTTCGGCAACGTCTGGATCCAGGACGCGGTCAAGCAGCTCAAGCTGCCCAAGCTGACCACGCTGGATGCCGATTACGGCGAAATTCCCGATCTCGCGTCGATCCCGCAGGAAAATGACGTCGTCTTCACCTGGAACGGCACGACCTCGGGCGCGAAGATCCCCAACACCGACTGGCTGGCCGAAGGCCGTGAAGGTCTGGCGATCAACGATGCGACCAGCGCGGTCTTCGCGATGGAGATGGACTGGGCCAAGCTCGATGCCACGACCTACAGCTGGCAGAAGGTGATGGGCAGCGAAGCCCAGCACGGCATGCTGATCCTGAGCCCCAAGGCGGTGAACCGGATCGAGGAATACGATCCCCAGTGGCCGCTGCCCAAGCTCTTCCGCCTGAAGAAGGGCGACAAGATCAACCGCGGCATTTTCGAAGGCGCAACGATCAACACGCCGTCCATGCTGGCGACCGAAGATTACATCGATGCGCTCGAATGGGCGCAGGCGATGGGCGGGCGCAAGGCGATGTTCGAACGCGCCGATGCCAATGCCAAGATCGTGCTCGACTGGATCGAGGCGACGCCGTGGCTGCGCAACATGGTCTCCGACCCTGCCAAGCGCACCAACACCGGCGTGTGCTTCGTCTTCCAGGGCGACTGGTACGACAGCCTGTCCGACGAGGACAAAGCTGGCGTGCCCAAGAAAATCGTCAAGCTGCTGGAAGAGCGCGACGTGGGCTACGATTTCAACGGCTATCGCGACGCCCCGCCGTCCCTGCGCATCTGGTGCGGCGGCACGGTCGAGCAGGAAGACCTGAAGCGTCTCCTGCCCTGGATCGAGTGGGCCTACGAGACCGTCAAGAACGGCTGATCCGGCTGGCGGCCCGCGCATCGGGCCGCCGCCTTTTCCCTTATCAATGCCCCGGCGCAAAGCCGGGAGAACGACAGGAATATTCCGTCATGAGCAAACCAAAAGTCCTCATCAGCGACAAGATGGACCCGAACGCGGCGCGCATTTTCGAAGAGCGCGGCTGCAACGTCGACGTCATCACCGGTGAAACGCCGGAAGAACTGAAAGCCCGCATCGGCGAATACGATGGCCTCGCCATCCGGTCGTCGACCAAGGTTACCAAGGAAATCCTCGACGCGGCGACCAATCTCAAGGTCATCGGCCGCGCCGGTATCGGCGTCGACAATGTCGATATCCCCTATGCCAGCGGCAAGGGCGTGGTCGTGATGAACACCCCGTTCGGCAACTCGATCACCACCGCCGAACACGCCATCGCGATGATCATGGCGCTTGCCCGCCAGATCCCGGCCGCCGATCGCCGCACGCAGGCGGGCGAATGGCCGAAGAACGATTTCATGGGTGTGGAAGTTACCGGCAAGACGCTGGGTCTGATCGGCGCAGGCAATATCGGCTCGATCGTCGCCAGCCGCGCACAGGGCCTCAAGATGAAGGTCATCGCATTCGATCCTTTCCTGACCGAAGACCGCGCAGTCGAGATCGGAGTCGAGAAGGTCGATCTCGACACGTTGCTCGCCCGTGCCGATTTCATCACGCTGCACACGCCGCTGACCGATGAAACCCGCAACATCCTCAGCCGCGAAAACCTCGCCAAGACCAAGAAGGGCGTGCGCATCGTCAACTGTGCGCGCGGCGGCCTCATCGACGAAGCGGCGCTGGCCGATGCGCTCGACAGCGGCCAGGTGGCAGGTGCGGCGCTGGACGTATTCCAGACCGAACCGGCCAAGGAATCGCCGCTTTTCGGCAAGCCCAACTTCATCTGCACGCCGCACCTCGGCGCCAGCACGAATGAAGCGCAGGTCAATGTCGCCTTGCAGGTGGCCGAACAACTGGCGGATTACCTCGTCAACGGCGGCGTCACCAATGCGCTCAACATGCCTTCACTCAGTGCCGAGGAAGCGCCGAAGCTGCGCCCCTACATGGGTCTTGCCGAAAACCTCGGCAGCCTCGTGGGCCAGCTCGCCCACGGCAATCTCACCAAGATCAGCATCGAGCGCGAAGGCGCCGCAGCCCAGCTTTCGGGCAAGCCGATCGAAGGTGCGGTGCTGGCCGGCCTGATGCGCCAGTATTCGGACACGGTGAACATGGTCAACGCGCCCTTCCTCGCGAAGGAACGCGGCCTCGATATCCGTTCGATCCGTCACGAAAAGGAAGGCGCCTACAACACGCTACTGCGCGTGACCGTGGGCACCGATAGCGGCGATCGTTCGGTTGCCGGCACGCTGTTCGGCGCCGATGCGCCGCGCCTGACCGAAATCTTCGGGGTTCGGATCGAAGCGGAGCTCGACGGCCACATGCTCTACATTGTCAACGAAGACGCGCCAGGCTTCATCGGCCGTATCGGTTCGCTGTTGGGCGAAAACGGCATCAACATCGGCACCTTCAACCTCGGCCGCCGCGAAGCGGGCGGGGAAGCGATCCTGTTGCTCAGCGTCGACCAGCCGATCCCGCAGGACGTCGTCGACAAGGCCTGCGCGCTGGAAGGCGTGAAGACCGTAATGCCACTGGCATTCTGATGCGCGATGGGGCAGGGGCGCTGGCCGTATGACACAGCCTGACGATCTCCTGCCCATCGGGCTCGAAGACGCGCTGCCTGCGCGTGCCGCCGCCATCACCAGCGCCATGCGCCAGGTGCTACAATCGATGGACGCGCACGGTTACGACCGTGTGCGCCCACCGCTGGTGGAATTCGAGCATTCGCTTGCCGGACGCATGGAAGGCGTGGCGACGCGCCGCATGATCCGCTTCACCGATCCCGAAAGCCTGCGCACGCTGGCCCTGCGCAGCGACATGACCGTGCAGGTCGGCCGTATTGCCGCCACCTCCCTGCGCGATGCGCCGCGCCCGCTGCGCCTTTGCTATGCAGGTGAGGTCGCCACGATCAAGGCGGACCAGCTCGATCCTGCACGCCAGCGATTGCAGCTGGGTGCCGAACTGGTCGGCAGCGACAGCGTGGCAGCCGCCGCCGAAGCTGTTTCCGTTGCGCTGGATGCGCTGGAGGCAGCCGGCGTCGATGGCCTGTCGGTCGATTTCACCATGCCCGATCTCGTCGATACGCTGGCCGAAGAAGCGCTACCGCTCGGTGTGGAGCAGCGTGAAGCGGTGCGCCGCGAACTCGACATGAAAGACGCAGGTGGCCTCAAGGCTGTCGGCGGCGCTGCCTATCTCCCGCTGCTCTATGCCGCAGGGCCGATGGAGCAGGCGCTGGAGAAGCTGTCGGCGTTGGATGTCGGCGGCGTGCTCGCCAGCCGGACTGCGGCGCTGCGCGAAGTGGCTGCGATCCTTGGCGACCGCGTGCGCCTGACGCTGGACCCGTCCGAACGCCACGGTTTCGGATACCAGAGCTGGTTCGGTTTCACGCTGCACACCGACAAGGCACGCGGTGCGCTGGGCCGCGGCGGCACCTATTCCATCAAGGGCAGCGACGAGGCGGCCACCGGCTTCTCGCTCTACATGGAACCGATTTTGGAAGCCTTGGGCAAGGGCGAAGCGGAGCAGCGCGACACCGTGTTCCTGCCGCTCGGCCACGACCGCTCTGCAGCGGCAGCCCTTCGCGCCAATGGCTGGCGCACCCGTGCAGCCGTCAACGCAGAGGACGACGCGGCATCGCTGGGGTGCACACACCGCCTCGATAACGGCGAACCGAAACCGCTCTAGGCCGCTTCCGGCTCCCACTTCGGATATTTGGTCATGATGGCTGCGAAGA
This DNA window, taken from Qipengyuania seohaensis, encodes the following:
- the serA gene encoding phosphoglycerate dehydrogenase, coding for MSKPKVLISDKMDPNAARIFEERGCNVDVITGETPEELKARIGEYDGLAIRSSTKVTKEILDAATNLKVIGRAGIGVDNVDIPYASGKGVVVMNTPFGNSITTAEHAIAMIMALARQIPAADRRTQAGEWPKNDFMGVEVTGKTLGLIGAGNIGSIVASRAQGLKMKVIAFDPFLTEDRAVEIGVEKVDLDTLLARADFITLHTPLTDETRNILSRENLAKTKKGVRIVNCARGGLIDEAALADALDSGQVAGAALDVFQTEPAKESPLFGKPNFICTPHLGASTNEAQVNVALQVAEQLADYLVNGGVTNALNMPSLSAEEAPKLRPYMGLAENLGSLVGQLAHGNLTKISIEREGAAAQLSGKPIEGAVLAGLMRQYSDTVNMVNAPFLAKERGLDIRSIRHEKEGAYNTLLRVTVGTDSGDRSVAGTLFGADAPRLTEIFGVRIEAELDGHMLYIVNEDAPGFIGRIGSLLGENGINIGTFNLGRREAGGEAILLLSVDQPIPQDVVDKACALEGVKTVMPLAF
- a CDS encoding ATP phosphoribosyltransferase regulatory subunit, yielding MTQPDDLLPIGLEDALPARAAAITSAMRQVLQSMDAHGYDRVRPPLVEFEHSLAGRMEGVATRRMIRFTDPESLRTLALRSDMTVQVGRIAATSLRDAPRPLRLCYAGEVATIKADQLDPARQRLQLGAELVGSDSVAAAAEAVSVALDALEAAGVDGLSVDFTMPDLVDTLAEEALPLGVEQREAVRRELDMKDAGGLKAVGGAAYLPLLYAAGPMEQALEKLSALDVGGVLASRTAALREVAAILGDRVRLTLDPSERHGFGYQSWFGFTLHTDKARGALGRGGTYSIKGSDEAATGFSLYMEPILEALGKGEAEQRDTVFLPLGHDRSAAAALRANGWRTRAAVNAEDDAASLGCTHRLDNGEPKPL